One Halostella limicola genomic window carries:
- a CDS encoding pyridoxal phosphate-dependent aminotransferase — MTGITERARAVEQSSIRLMFDMAEASDQDLVRLEVGEPDFDTPEHIVDAAHDAAQAGHTHYTSNAGLPELREAISDTMRDEFDVRVDPDEVVVTNGGMEALHLAVLATVGPGEELLLPSPTWPNYRGQALLADGVPVEVPMPAAEGYPLDPDRVRDAMSEDTAAVVLCSPSNPTGQVYEEDAIRAVVAAAADHDAYVVADEVYAGLSYDRDVTGIAALTDHPDHVLTVNSCSKSYAMTGWRLGWLAGPSEATDEVTKMHESTTACASSVAQHAALAALTGPQEPIEEMYETFRERRDYVVDRIEAIEGFSCPRPEGAFYAFVDPDVEASSLDVAKELLTDYGVVLAPGDGFGEAGEGQLRLSFANDMDRLETGFDRIERFFDDR; from the coding sequence ATGACCGGTATCACCGAACGGGCGCGGGCCGTCGAGCAGTCGTCGATCCGCCTGATGTTCGACATGGCCGAAGCGTCCGACCAGGACCTCGTCCGCCTCGAAGTGGGCGAACCCGACTTCGACACGCCCGAACACATCGTCGACGCCGCGCACGACGCAGCCCAAGCGGGCCACACTCACTACACGTCGAACGCCGGGCTACCCGAACTTCGCGAGGCTATCAGCGACACGATGCGCGACGAGTTCGACGTGCGCGTCGACCCGGACGAGGTCGTCGTCACCAACGGCGGCATGGAGGCGCTGCACCTCGCCGTGCTCGCGACCGTCGGCCCGGGCGAGGAGTTGCTGCTCCCGTCGCCGACCTGGCCGAACTACCGAGGGCAGGCGCTGCTGGCGGACGGCGTCCCCGTCGAGGTGCCGATGCCCGCGGCCGAGGGGTATCCCCTCGACCCGGACCGCGTCCGCGACGCGATGTCCGAGGACACCGCGGCGGTCGTGCTGTGTTCGCCGTCGAACCCGACCGGGCAGGTCTACGAGGAAGACGCGATCCGAGCGGTGGTCGCTGCGGCGGCCGATCACGACGCGTACGTCGTCGCCGACGAGGTGTACGCGGGGCTCTCGTACGACCGCGACGTCACCGGAATCGCGGCGCTCACTGACCATCCGGACCACGTTCTCACGGTCAACTCCTGCTCGAAGAGCTACGCGATGACGGGCTGGCGGCTCGGCTGGCTCGCCGGCCCGAGCGAGGCGACCGACGAGGTGACGAAGATGCACGAGAGCACCACCGCGTGCGCCTCGTCGGTCGCCCAGCACGCCGCACTGGCGGCGCTGACCGGGCCACAGGAGCCGATCGAGGAGATGTACGAGACGTTCCGGGAGCGGCGTGACTACGTCGTCGACCGTATCGAGGCTATCGAGGGGTTCTCTTGTCCACGGCCAGAGGGGGCGTTTTACGCGTTCGTCGACCCGGACGTCGAGGCGTCGAGTCTCGACGTCGCGAAGGAACTGCTGACCGACTACGGCGTCGTGCTCGCGCCCGGCGACGGGTTCGGCGAGGCGGGCGAGGGGCAACTTCGGCTGAGCTTCGCCAACGATATGGACCGTCTCGAAACCGGCTTCGACCGCATCGAGCGCTTCTTCGACGACCGCTGA